The proteins below come from a single Natrinema sp. DC36 genomic window:
- a CDS encoding conjugal transfer protein, with the protein MSTNTADSEYSTRKIHQSLGGTTAFFRGYTIGELMLFLAVAFITVVAATFVPAALTIPVLGFGIMVTILLFLLHKVKPRYLWLTEWLAARFGWAIKNKEYTHGGEDNSEVRYLTRLQRVYPHAVERTDGALVRAMQVEPANMALEDDDAWAKAVQSLSEFVNSTVDFPVKIYITSREVDDDDVVRAHQDRLGDADVRSRPVLKRLLEKYVTANTTESGDIDSETTTIREYYLITAVNDDDVEQFDKTGDSVLAYLAEMPMVGRFFDRFQTDDLTEPERERLKEEQLESRLTQLRRGGSSLYQCSVSPVDAYDLARITKEYWSCQPEKYADITDALGTFPVVSHGISDGVPATPDPNDVLDAMDEQTSTPESASDDRTEDSIDEDLSISSGDRLPDTSTMHQSVIAPTTVDWETTYAVINDETYVRTFWVEQFPEEPSDGLLERLLLETDLQTDISVHLDPFDSQSAQDMMADWISDLKINQHDSDSLQSEDLQDDIDQAKYMRSLVRANKASFYRGGVFIRLAADSEQALDNQTTRLRSIVKDAPANCTLKVASRWQERGLATVSPLGTNELGRDRMSTLTNQAIGAMFPFSSNYQMMDDGIEYGYHGHNGSPIRINPWELETGHSELVVGMPGAGKTFGDIMRHLRMMKRRNDTMLVLVDPVGGFRGIADALNAKTITVGGDTKLNPLEIRETPQHVLESSDGISPLSAKKDEVYAILENFLDARDIELGAETGVLSYVIDEAYRQAGIIEGDVSTHTSKHSPTMQDVHRILCDIAEHPDEHNIAASESARERAAQYADELAIAFQPFREGGAYENLSHRSEINILEGDNKVVYIDLGQIEGSASGIDRQTFLMQLLLSTIYQQAKNTQRNVELAIDEAHYLFEDQANLDFLETAFRHQRHAGLRMVLLSQTAQEFYETEQAEKIIGMCPIKVFHKLPDLDDGTADKIGLTEEQRWYVRRADAGKEDLGYSQSLVRVEEHGTYPLHVVADDFEKRVINYEPDDRTYIQQAISDQPEELVDFERFVENEARMNALTNRYGLCEAEATRILDRGFTEDEIIEAIVATARQSDTVETSALADGGDDGVTVRRGGE; encoded by the coding sequence ATGAGTACGAATACAGCTGATAGCGAGTATAGTACGAGAAAGATCCATCAGTCATTGGGCGGTACTACGGCGTTCTTCCGAGGGTACACGATTGGTGAACTCATGCTGTTTCTCGCAGTGGCGTTCATCACTGTCGTTGCAGCGACGTTCGTCCCTGCTGCACTGACGATCCCGGTACTGGGATTCGGGATCATGGTCACGATCCTCCTGTTCTTGCTCCATAAGGTGAAGCCCAGATACCTCTGGCTCACCGAGTGGCTCGCTGCCCGCTTCGGCTGGGCGATCAAGAACAAGGAGTATACCCACGGTGGTGAGGATAACAGCGAGGTTCGGTATCTGACTCGTTTACAACGGGTGTACCCCCACGCTGTCGAACGAACGGATGGTGCACTCGTCAGAGCGATGCAAGTCGAGCCAGCGAACATGGCCCTCGAGGACGACGATGCATGGGCGAAGGCTGTCCAGTCGCTTTCTGAGTTCGTTAATTCGACCGTGGACTTCCCGGTGAAGATCTATATCACCAGCCGAGAGGTCGACGATGACGATGTCGTCCGTGCACACCAGGACCGACTCGGTGACGCTGATGTTCGGTCACGGCCGGTCTTGAAGCGGCTTCTCGAGAAATACGTCACCGCGAATACGACCGAAAGCGGAGACATCGACTCAGAGACGACAACGATTCGCGAGTACTACCTCATCACTGCAGTGAACGATGACGATGTCGAACAGTTCGACAAGACGGGTGACAGCGTCCTCGCCTATCTCGCAGAGATGCCCATGGTAGGTCGATTCTTCGATCGGTTCCAGACCGATGATCTGACTGAGCCTGAGCGTGAGCGACTCAAAGAAGAGCAACTCGAGTCACGACTCACACAACTCCGACGCGGCGGCTCGTCGCTCTATCAGTGTTCAGTTAGTCCGGTTGACGCATACGACCTCGCTCGGATCACGAAGGAGTACTGGTCGTGTCAGCCCGAGAAGTATGCTGATATCACGGATGCACTCGGTACGTTCCCGGTCGTCTCCCACGGGATTAGCGATGGTGTTCCAGCAACTCCCGATCCCAATGACGTCCTCGATGCAATGGACGAGCAGACCAGTACGCCGGAATCGGCCTCGGACGATCGTACCGAAGATAGTATCGACGAGGATCTCTCGATTTCCTCCGGCGATCGGTTGCCAGACACGTCGACGATGCACCAGTCGGTTATCGCCCCGACGACGGTCGATTGGGAGACGACCTACGCCGTGATCAACGACGAGACGTACGTCCGTACGTTCTGGGTCGAACAGTTCCCCGAGGAACCCTCAGATGGCCTCCTCGAGCGTCTATTGCTCGAGACCGACCTTCAGACGGATATCAGCGTTCACCTCGACCCGTTTGACAGCCAGTCGGCCCAAGACATGATGGCGGACTGGATCTCGGATTTGAAGATCAATCAGCACGACTCGGACAGCCTCCAGTCCGAGGACCTTCAGGACGATATCGATCAGGCGAAATACATGCGGTCGCTCGTTCGTGCGAACAAAGCGTCGTTCTACCGCGGTGGCGTGTTCATTCGCCTCGCCGCTGACAGCGAGCAAGCGCTCGACAATCAGACGACTCGCTTGCGGTCGATCGTCAAGGATGCCCCGGCGAACTGTACGCTCAAGGTTGCGAGCCGGTGGCAGGAGCGCGGCCTCGCAACAGTGTCACCGCTCGGGACGAACGAACTCGGTCGCGATCGGATGTCCACACTGACGAATCAGGCGATCGGCGCGATGTTCCCGTTCTCGTCGAACTACCAGATGATGGACGACGGCATCGAGTACGGCTATCACGGCCACAACGGCTCCCCCATCCGAATCAATCCATGGGAACTCGAGACTGGACATAGCGAACTCGTCGTCGGAATGCCGGGCGCCGGGAAAACGTTCGGCGATATCATGCGCCACCTGCGGATGATGAAGCGACGCAACGACACGATGCTCGTCCTCGTCGATCCAGTCGGCGGCTTTCGTGGTATCGCGGACGCTCTGAACGCGAAAACGATCACCGTCGGCGGCGACACGAAGCTGAACCCGCTCGAGATCCGAGAGACGCCACAGCACGTCCTCGAGTCGAGCGATGGCATCTCTCCCCTCTCGGCGAAGAAGGATGAGGTCTACGCCATTCTCGAGAACTTCCTCGACGCTCGTGATATCGAACTCGGAGCCGAGACGGGTGTCCTCTCGTACGTCATTGACGAGGCCTACCGACAAGCAGGCATCATCGAGGGTGATGTCTCGACGCATACCTCGAAGCACTCACCGACGATGCAAGACGTCCATCGGATTCTCTGTGATATCGCCGAGCATCCAGATGAGCACAATATTGCGGCATCCGAATCCGCTCGCGAGCGGGCCGCACAATACGCAGACGAACTCGCAATCGCGTTTCAGCCATTCCGAGAGGGCGGTGCCTACGAAAATCTCTCACACCGCTCGGAGATCAATATCCTCGAGGGAGACAACAAGGTCGTCTATATCGATCTCGGTCAGATCGAGGGCAGCGCATCAGGGATCGACCGCCAGACGTTCCTGATGCAACTCCTGCTCTCGACGATCTATCAGCAGGCGAAGAACACCCAACGGAACGTCGAACTCGCGATCGACGAAGCGCACTACCTCTTCGAGGACCAGGCCAACCTCGACTTTCTCGAGACGGCGTTCCGTCACCAGCGCCACGCTGGCCTTCGAATGGTCCTCCTCTCGCAGACAGCCCAAGAGTTCTATGAGACCGAGCAGGCCGAGAAGATTATCGGAATGTGTCCAATCAAGGTCTTTCACAAACTGCCCGACCTAGACGACGGGACAGCCGACAAAATCGGCCTCACAGAGGAACAACGTTGGTACGTTCGACGGGCTGATGCAGGGAAGGAAGACCTCGGATACAGTCAATCACTCGTTCGCGTCGAAGAACACGGAACGTATCCGCTGCACGTCGTCGCCGACGACTTCGAGAAGCGCGTCATCAACTACGAACCCGACGACCGGACATACATCCAGCAGGCGATTAGCGACCAGCCTGAAGAACTCGTCGACTTCGAACGGTTCGTGGAAAATGAGGCGCGGATGAACGCACTCACCAATCGCTACGGACTCTGCGAGGCAGAGGCGACTCGAATTCTCGATCGTGGCTTCACTGAAGACGAAATCATCGAGGCGATCGTCGCGACCGCGCGGCAGAGCGACACAGTAGAGACATCCGCTCTCGCCGACGGCGGTGACGACGGCGTTACGGTTCGACGAGGAGGTGAATGA
- a CDS encoding type IV secretory system conjugative DNA transfer family protein → MVFERFFGRGNGDQSARSDAGSSSKEPTEVEEASTDLQTEPDERANVNVTSDPAPEPQSRVNKTYEITEQDTTYVGGKSVITETASEGTVAGLYVREMFESGATTSPAPLWIGYDEDAQRGFREAPLRFESLFRHIWITGTTGYGKTTELLNMMVQWAYSGYGFVYFDPKGRDSRELLRKLPEDRLDDIVWIEPGSSEHDKTVGLNFLEVPDCDTEEERENEIENRIENLKAIFDTDEYWGINMESITESMGRAMMQSERPFSVIDMYFTLLNAERREEFALDVDDPYVQEFCLEIARMDDETVRPLLKRIKSWVENSVIRRIISHRESTIDFRDIIDNDRIVIVRTPVENTDIKKMVTLGVMRNLWSAIQQRSYERDTDPDPYFVLCDEFDDIASDNLDIESMLARARSMRLSVTLASQYPSQFDEDTLKAMQNNCDNLIAFSVNDVDDAQLLMKRFRDYTAEDLISTDQYQVWTKLPLDGGRYSEPVLLRSFPPYPPLRSADAVDDIIEQSLDRYGTKPLTDAEIMQNLIYSDANEAANPTKILDETMAESIRAVQIREGVRAENGWVDVTTVDEELSIRLENTQPDIDYAYEDLPDVREASQLLEVDLKDDDIVARLSDEGETTVQPETGAVRSAGGTSHDAVLMDTETALTERGFIVDILVQDGSEQPDATATHPDHDVVFNIEAETTTPDRPAKVLQNFKRACEADRIPLFVVRPSDSDTKWAKRIENILSPPLRERADGTEQFYNRDEIVMFGGGATAHGGVTAVRPRTADTNRTVWTRDNGERVLSDGETEFTRVPDEGELSKDGVPAYYSHDRENGQYTVHKPGETCVYDSKDDFEEDWTPIKRPFIPDIELPNADYSRDSYIVLILPADGSPLIFQHGETYVLSENPDFEELWPDDSNGDSGRVEVSTIRRGGNPPSDGEASDSPSKDETVDIDPDGDGVEAFTAMYVRQADGAKVPQDDLFQAYATWTDQHDIDGTTKGWFTRKLRNVVDLETDRSRVDGDRVQFYVGLSLTEEGQTLLDQ, encoded by the coding sequence ATGGTGTTTGAACGATTCTTCGGTCGTGGCAACGGGGATCAGTCGGCACGCTCTGATGCAGGCTCATCTTCGAAAGAACCGACAGAAGTCGAAGAGGCGAGTACCGATCTCCAGACCGAACCAGACGAACGTGCAAACGTGAATGTAACGTCTGATCCAGCACCAGAACCGCAGTCTCGAGTCAATAAAACGTATGAAATAACCGAACAGGACACTACCTACGTCGGTGGAAAATCAGTCATTACCGAAACAGCCAGTGAGGGCACTGTCGCGGGATTGTACGTCCGCGAGATGTTCGAATCAGGTGCCACAACATCGCCCGCGCCGCTCTGGATCGGCTACGACGAAGATGCGCAACGTGGGTTCCGCGAAGCACCGCTCCGGTTCGAGTCGCTCTTCCGGCATATCTGGATCACGGGCACTACCGGCTACGGGAAAACAACGGAACTGCTGAACATGATGGTCCAGTGGGCGTATTCAGGATATGGATTCGTCTACTTCGACCCGAAAGGACGAGACTCTCGCGAACTCCTGCGGAAACTCCCCGAAGACCGTCTTGACGACATCGTCTGGATCGAGCCTGGATCGTCAGAACACGATAAGACGGTCGGGCTGAACTTCCTCGAGGTTCCCGACTGTGATACAGAGGAAGAGCGCGAAAACGAGATTGAGAATCGCATCGAGAATCTGAAGGCGATCTTCGATACGGACGAGTACTGGGGCATCAATATGGAGTCGATCACCGAGTCAATGGGACGAGCGATGATGCAGTCCGAGAGACCGTTCTCAGTGATCGACATGTACTTCACGCTGTTGAACGCCGAGCGGCGTGAAGAGTTTGCTCTCGATGTCGACGATCCGTATGTGCAGGAGTTCTGTCTCGAAATCGCACGGATGGATGACGAGACAGTCCGGCCACTCCTGAAGCGAATCAAATCCTGGGTCGAAAACTCGGTCATCCGACGGATCATCTCCCACCGCGAGAGCACGATCGATTTCCGCGATATTATCGACAACGACCGAATCGTTATCGTCCGCACGCCCGTCGAGAATACGGACATCAAGAAGATGGTCACACTCGGCGTGATGCGGAATCTCTGGAGTGCAATTCAGCAGCGGTCGTATGAACGCGATACCGACCCAGATCCGTATTTCGTCCTCTGCGACGAGTTCGACGACATCGCCAGCGATAATCTCGATATCGAGTCGATGCTCGCTCGTGCTCGGTCGATGCGGCTCTCCGTGACGCTCGCCTCTCAGTACCCCTCACAGTTCGACGAGGACACGCTCAAGGCGATGCAGAACAACTGCGACAACCTCATTGCGTTCTCAGTGAATGACGTAGACGACGCCCAACTCCTGATGAAGCGGTTCCGAGACTACACTGCAGAGGACCTGATCTCGACTGACCAGTATCAGGTCTGGACGAAACTGCCTCTCGATGGCGGTCGGTACTCAGAACCCGTCCTCCTCCGCTCGTTCCCGCCGTATCCACCACTACGGTCGGCTGATGCGGTCGACGACATCATCGAGCAGAGTTTGGACCGCTACGGGACCAAGCCGCTGACCGATGCTGAAATCATGCAGAATCTCATCTACAGCGACGCCAACGAGGCAGCGAACCCGACGAAGATACTGGATGAAACGATGGCGGAGTCGATTCGTGCAGTACAGATTCGGGAGGGAGTACGGGCGGAAAACGGCTGGGTGGATGTCACTACCGTTGACGAGGAACTCTCGATCCGCCTTGAGAACACCCAGCCTGACATCGACTATGCGTACGAAGACCTTCCGGACGTGCGTGAAGCATCGCAATTGCTCGAAGTCGATCTGAAGGACGACGACATCGTTGCTCGCCTCTCCGACGAGGGGGAAACGACGGTACAGCCTGAAACGGGAGCTGTTAGATCGGCAGGGGGAACGAGCCATGATGCAGTCCTCATGGATACCGAAACGGCGCTTACCGAACGCGGATTCATCGTCGATATCCTCGTACAGGACGGGAGCGAGCAACCCGACGCCACCGCGACCCACCCAGACCACGACGTCGTCTTCAACATCGAGGCCGAGACGACGACACCGGACCGGCCCGCGAAGGTTTTGCAGAACTTCAAACGGGCCTGCGAAGCCGACCGGATACCGCTCTTTGTCGTCCGTCCTAGTGACTCCGATACGAAGTGGGCGAAACGAATCGAGAACATCCTCTCGCCGCCACTGCGAGAACGGGCGGACGGCACTGAGCAGTTCTATAATCGCGACGAGATCGTGATGTTCGGCGGTGGCGCGACGGCCCACGGTGGAGTAACCGCTGTTCGACCACGTACTGCGGACACAAATCGAACTGTCTGGACACGCGATAACGGCGAGCGCGTGCTTTCAGACGGCGAGACGGAGTTCACCCGTGTTCCAGATGAGGGGGAACTCTCCAAAGACGGTGTTCCGGCCTACTATAGCCACGATCGAGAAAACGGCCAGTATACCGTCCACAAACCAGGAGAGACCTGCGTCTATGACTCGAAAGACGACTTCGAAGAGGATTGGACGCCGATCAAACGACCGTTCATCCCCGATATCGAGTTGCCGAATGCAGACTATTCGCGTGACAGCTACATCGTGCTGATTCTGCCAGCTGACGGTAGTCCACTGATTTTCCAGCATGGAGAAACGTATGTGCTGTCCGAGAACCCCGACTTCGAGGAGCTATGGCCCGACGATTCCAACGGTGATTCAGGCCGAGTTGAGGTTTCGACGATTCGTCGTGGTGGAAATCCTCCGTCAGATGGTGAGGCATCTGATTCGCCATCGAAAGATGAGACGGTGGACATCGACCCGGACGGCGACGGTGTTGAAGCGTTCACGGCAATGTACGTCAGGCAGGCCGATGGAGCCAAAGTTCCACAGGATGATCTGTTTCAGGCGTACGCTACCTGGACTGACCAGCACGATATCGACGGGACAACCAAAGGCTGGTTCACCCGGAAGCTACGGAACGTCGTCGACCTCGAGACCGACCGGTCCAGAGTAGACGGTGACCGCGTACAGTTCTACGTCGGACTCTCCCTGACAGAAGAGGGGCAGACACTCCTCGATCAATGA